A single region of the Aeromonas hydrophila subsp. hydrophila ATCC 7966 genome encodes:
- a CDS encoding isochorismate synthase: protein MLAQTHIKQQLDALRHGNASGFVRLRVAIEVGSFLGWLAAQTLYPRIYWHARGHDRPEYVALGCLRELTEPQAIRQVCEHTSQPHDDSPRYYGGLAFDPTQPGWQGFGPCRFVLPRIELVRRGECVTLCLNLWLPEQTGSDAFEVELQAAAAALDALRPEAPLPPLTRHSWQREDCPSQPQWQTLVEQVTAPEFQAHTPKVVLSRQSRLTHDGATLTADPQAVAPWSLLASWAQHGQDCFHFGFQFSPEQSFIACSPERLYRREQQHLFTEALAGTIRRSGDEATDAALAAELLADSKNRLENRLVHADILSRLAPLTTDATLTEPRILKLRLLQHLKCDIEAELKPGVCDWQLLEALHPTPAVGGAPREAALAFIREREPYDRGWYAGACGMLSRETSEFSVAIRSARITAQAITLFAGAGIVAGSEPAAEWAELDNKIANVLSLLG, encoded by the coding sequence ATGTTGGCTCAGACCCATATCAAGCAACAACTGGACGCCCTGCGTCACGGCAATGCCAGCGGCTTCGTGCGGCTGCGCGTGGCAATCGAGGTCGGCTCCTTTCTGGGCTGGCTCGCGGCGCAGACCCTCTATCCCCGTATCTATTGGCATGCCAGAGGACACGACCGCCCCGAATACGTGGCGCTGGGCTGCCTGCGCGAGCTGACCGAGCCCCAGGCGATCCGCCAGGTCTGCGAACACACCAGCCAGCCCCATGATGACAGCCCCCGCTACTATGGCGGACTGGCGTTCGACCCCACCCAGCCCGGCTGGCAGGGGTTCGGCCCCTGCCGCTTCGTGCTGCCCCGCATCGAGCTGGTGCGCCGTGGCGAGTGCGTCACCCTCTGCCTCAACCTCTGGTTGCCGGAGCAGACCGGCAGCGACGCCTTCGAGGTCGAACTACAGGCCGCCGCCGCCGCCCTCGACGCCCTTCGGCCGGAGGCGCCTCTGCCGCCGCTGACCCGTCATTCATGGCAACGGGAAGATTGCCCGAGCCAGCCACAGTGGCAGACCCTGGTCGAGCAGGTCACCGCTCCCGAGTTCCAGGCCCACACCCCCAAGGTGGTGCTGTCGCGCCAGAGCCGGCTCACCCATGACGGTGCGACGCTCACGGCCGACCCGCAGGCCGTCGCCCCCTGGTCGCTGCTGGCCAGCTGGGCACAGCACGGCCAGGACTGCTTTCACTTCGGCTTCCAGTTTTCACCCGAGCAGAGCTTCATCGCCTGCTCCCCCGAGCGGCTCTATCGCCGCGAACAGCAGCACCTCTTCACCGAGGCGCTGGCGGGCACCATCCGCCGCTCCGGCGACGAGGCGACCGACGCCGCGCTGGCCGCCGAACTGCTGGCCGACAGCAAGAACCGGCTGGAAAACAGGCTGGTACACGCCGACATCCTCAGCCGGCTGGCGCCGCTTACCACAGATGCCACCCTGACCGAGCCGCGCATTCTCAAACTGCGGCTGCTGCAGCACCTCAAGTGCGACATCGAAGCCGAGCTCAAGCCCGGCGTCTGCGACTGGCAATTGCTGGAGGCGCTGCACCCCACCCCCGCAGTGGGCGGCGCCCCCCGCGAGGCGGCGCTGGCCTTCATCCGCGAACGCGAGCCCTATGATCGCGGCTGGTATGCCGGCGCCTGCGGCATGCTGAGCCGGGAAACCTCGGAGTTCTCGGTCGCCATCCGCAGCGCCCGCATCACGGCGCAGGCTATCACCCTGTTTGCCGGCGCCGGTATCGTCGCGGGTTCCGAGCCTGCCGCCGAGTGGGCCGAACTCGACAACAAGATCGCCAACGTGCTCTCCCTGCTGGGATAG
- a CDS encoding 1,4-dihydroxy-2-naphthoate polyprenyltransferase: protein MTNTLSIWLLAARLRTLPLACSSILLGSGLAASRGAFDGTIMALSLLTAILLQILSNLANDYGDAVSGADNGERIGPQRAVVSGLITRRQMCVAMALTALAAVVSGLALLGCAFGDQWLQILTFVLLGGAAIVAAITYTVGKTPYGYRGFGDISVFLFFGLLGVLGSYYLFTKTLQWDLLLPATACGLLATAVLNINNVRDIETDAVSGKITLAVRLGRNRAIAYHWVLLGAALLTTIAFLLTQPASFWPWIFLPAMKPLTDAAKTLRQSFDGEVLTGALKKTAISAFLFSLLLSIGLALS, encoded by the coding sequence ATGACAAATACCTTATCTATTTGGTTGCTGGCGGCGCGTTTGCGAACGTTGCCGCTGGCGTGCTCCTCCATTTTGCTGGGTTCCGGGCTTGCGGCCAGCCGCGGTGCCTTCGACGGTACCATCATGGCGCTCTCCCTGCTGACCGCCATTCTGCTGCAGATCCTCTCCAATCTGGCCAACGATTATGGGGATGCGGTATCCGGGGCGGACAATGGCGAACGGATCGGCCCCCAGCGCGCCGTGGTCTCCGGCCTCATCACCCGCCGGCAGATGTGCGTGGCCATGGCGCTGACCGCGCTGGCCGCAGTAGTCAGCGGCCTCGCCCTGCTGGGCTGCGCTTTTGGCGATCAGTGGCTGCAGATCCTCACCTTCGTGCTGCTCGGCGGCGCCGCCATCGTCGCCGCCATCACCTACACGGTGGGCAAGACTCCTTACGGCTATCGCGGCTTCGGCGACATCTCGGTGTTCCTGTTCTTCGGCCTGCTGGGGGTGCTCGGCTCCTACTACCTGTTCACCAAGACCCTGCAGTGGGATCTGCTGCTGCCGGCCACCGCCTGCGGCCTGCTGGCCACCGCGGTGCTCAACATCAACAACGTGCGCGACATCGAGACCGACGCGGTCAGCGGCAAGATCACCCTGGCGGTGCGGCTCGGTCGCAACCGGGCCATTGCCTACCACTGGGTACTGCTGGGGGCGGCGTTGCTGACCACCATCGCCTTCCTGCTGACCCAGCCCGCCAGTTTCTGGCCCTGGATCTTCCTGCCGGCCATGAAGCCGCTCACCGATGCCGCCAAGACCCTGCGCCAGAGTTTCGATGGCGAGGTGCTGACCGGCGCGCTCAAGAAGACCGCCATCAGCGCCTTCCTGTTCAGCCTGCTGCTCTCCATCGGGCTGGCGCTCTCCTGA
- a CDS encoding YaiI/YqxD family protein: MPIWVDADACPIPVKEILYRAAHRAQVVTTLVANQGLRVPPSPFIKTQQVEKGFDVADHVIAQQVKPGDLVITGDIPLASWVIDAGGEALNPRGEIYTRETIKARLGMRNFMEELRSAGVQTGGPAPLNAADKQRFANALDKWLIRGKLS; this comes from the coding sequence ATGCCCATCTGGGTCGATGCCGATGCCTGCCCCATTCCGGTCAAGGAGATCCTTTACCGCGCCGCCCACCGTGCCCAGGTGGTGACCACGCTAGTGGCCAATCAGGGGCTGCGGGTGCCTCCTTCCCCCTTCATCAAGACCCAGCAGGTGGAGAAGGGCTTCGATGTGGCAGATCATGTCATCGCCCAGCAGGTCAAACCCGGCGATCTGGTGATCACCGGCGACATCCCGCTCGCCTCCTGGGTGATCGATGCCGGCGGCGAGGCGCTCAATCCCCGCGGCGAGATCTACACCCGCGAGACCATCAAGGCGCGGCTCGGCATGCGCAACTTCATGGAGGAGCTGCGCTCGGCCGGGGTGCAGACCGGCGGCCCGGCCCCCCTCAACGCGGCCGACAAGCAGCGCTTCGCCAACGCCCTCGACAAGTGGCTCATCCGGGGCAAGCTGAGTTGA
- a CDS encoding PepSY domain-containing protein, translating to MKLTPLLLLIPLLSGAALADPQCTQADKSKWMSEADAQQQIKAMGYDIKKFKVTKTNCYEIYGWDKEKRKVEIYFDPTDLKKVKEEIDE from the coding sequence ATGAAACTGACCCCCCTGTTGTTACTGATCCCCCTGTTGAGCGGCGCAGCCCTGGCCGATCCCCAATGTACCCAGGCCGACAAGAGCAAGTGGATGAGCGAAGCCGACGCTCAGCAGCAGATCAAGGCGATGGGCTATGACATCAAGAAGTTCAAGGTCACCAAGACCAACTGCTACGAGATTTACGGTTGGGACAAGGAGAAGCGCAAGGTCGAGATCTACTTCGACCCGACCGATCTGAAGAAAGTCAAAGAAGAGATCGACGAATAA
- a CDS encoding YkgJ family cysteine cluster protein, with the protein MTQTTRPEVSCQNCEACCCRLEVMLFTDTGVPDRYVEEREGEVPVMHRLEDGWCAALDRNTMMCRIYEVRPLICREFEMGEPDCIDERDKWFIKLN; encoded by the coding sequence ATGACCCAGACAACCCGACCCGAAGTGAGCTGCCAGAACTGCGAAGCCTGCTGCTGCCGCCTCGAGGTGATGCTGTTTACCGATACCGGCGTACCGGATCGCTATGTGGAAGAACGGGAAGGTGAAGTGCCGGTGATGCACCGGCTGGAAGATGGCTGGTGCGCGGCGCTCGACCGCAACACCATGATGTGCCGCATCTACGAAGTCCGCCCCTTGATATGCCGTGAATTTGAAATGGGCGAGCCAGACTGTATCGACGAGCGGGACAAGTGGTTTATCAAGCTCAACTGA
- a CDS encoding metal-dependent hydrolase, whose amino-acid sequence MTAQGHLLFSVTCTLLAHKLQLTPALADASLWHTIPAALASALLPDLDHPRSVLGQRLPWISKPLSRLFGHRGFTHSLLAVAAAIWGLDQSLAPALLPTGVKDALIIGYLSHLLGDWLTPAGIPLLWPSKRRYRLPGWPLKSGSAVETSFCTLTLLAAGYWAHWPG is encoded by the coding sequence ATGACAGCCCAAGGGCACCTGCTCTTCTCCGTTACCTGCACCCTGCTCGCCCACAAACTCCAGCTGACGCCGGCCCTGGCCGACGCCAGCCTGTGGCACACCATTCCTGCCGCACTGGCCAGCGCCCTGCTGCCGGACCTCGACCACCCCAGGTCGGTGCTGGGGCAACGCCTGCCCTGGATCTCGAAACCCTTGTCACGGCTGTTCGGCCATCGCGGTTTCACCCACAGCCTGCTGGCGGTGGCCGCCGCCATCTGGGGGCTGGATCAGAGCCTGGCTCCCGCCCTGCTGCCCACCGGCGTCAAGGATGCCCTTATCATCGGCTACCTCAGCCACCTGCTGGGAGACTGGCTCACCCCGGCCGGCATTCCGCTGCTGTGGCCCAGCAAGCGCCGCTACCGGCTGCCGGGCTGGCCGCTCAAAAGCGGCAGCGCCGTCGAGACCAGCTTTTGCACCCTCACTCTGCTGGCCGCCGGTTACTGGGCCCACTGGCCAGGCTAG
- the zntB gene encoding zinc transporter ZntB, whose protein sequence is MNMSKKDEQMDRVPSDVIYGLTLDGRGGMQPLVAGSEIPAQQPGWLHLDYGNPEAARWLLQTPLLNDAARESLLGQSNRPKLVRMGETVLLILRGINHNKDHRPEEMVALRIYITPDLIISSRRRPLLSEQDVFNQLKLGGGADTPADWLVEICDALTDRAGEFVEELHDQILDLEEMVLMRDLPANGRLALIRKQLIMIRRYLSPQRDLVARLANEKISWLDEDDRRRLLDIADRLRRWLDDLDAGVARTAVLADEINNLMAEATNRRAYQMSVMALLFLPASFLTGLFGINLGGIPGAESPTAFWIFCGSLVALATGLAVWLKHRRWW, encoded by the coding sequence ATGAACATGAGCAAAAAGGACGAGCAGATGGATCGGGTGCCCAGTGACGTAATTTATGGCCTGACCCTGGATGGCAGGGGTGGCATGCAGCCACTGGTGGCGGGCAGTGAGATACCGGCGCAGCAGCCGGGCTGGCTGCATCTGGACTACGGCAATCCGGAGGCGGCGCGCTGGTTGCTGCAGACCCCGCTGCTCAATGATGCGGCGCGCGAGTCGCTGCTCGGCCAGAGCAATCGTCCCAAGCTGGTGCGGATGGGGGAGACGGTGCTGCTGATCCTGCGCGGCATCAACCACAACAAGGATCACAGGCCGGAAGAGATGGTGGCGCTGCGCATCTACATCACCCCGGATCTCATCATCAGCAGCCGGCGCCGGCCGCTGCTGTCGGAGCAGGACGTGTTTAACCAGCTCAAGCTGGGGGGCGGTGCCGATACCCCGGCCGACTGGCTGGTGGAGATCTGCGACGCCCTGACCGACCGGGCCGGGGAGTTCGTCGAGGAGCTGCACGATCAGATCTTGGATCTGGAGGAGATGGTGCTGATGCGCGATCTGCCCGCCAATGGCCGGTTGGCGCTGATCCGCAAGCAGCTCATCATGATCCGCCGCTACCTCTCGCCGCAGCGGGATCTGGTGGCGCGCCTCGCCAACGAGAAGATCAGCTGGCTGGATGAAGATGACCGCCGGCGTCTGCTCGACATCGCCGACCGGCTGCGGCGCTGGCTGGACGATCTGGATGCCGGGGTGGCGCGTACCGCCGTGCTGGCGGACGAGATCAACAACCTGATGGCGGAGGCGACCAATCGCCGCGCCTACCAGATGTCGGTGATGGCGCTGCTGTTCCTGCCCGCCAGCTTCCTGACCGGCCTGTTCGGCATCAACCTGGGGGGCATTCCCGGGGCCGAGAGTCCGACTGCCTTCTGGATCTTCTGCGGCTCCCTGGTGGCGCTGGCGACCGGGCTGGCGGTCTGGCTCAAACATCGGCGCTGGTGGTAA
- a CDS encoding mechanosensitive ion channel domain-containing protein, with the protein MTTWESFGVTLLLLLGHTLVRGLIHKSLLALAQTRQVSENRVLYVEHVFHFLLGCATLLILAGVWGLDFSRLVVLASSFFAVLGVAMVAQWSILSNITASITIFFAFPYKIGDRIRILDKDDSVTGVITEIGLFYVRVRDDNGDLVTYPANLILQKPVRRLEGKGVEPLQPE; encoded by the coding sequence ATGACGACATGGGAATCTTTTGGCGTGACCCTGCTGTTGCTGCTGGGCCACACCCTCGTTCGCGGGCTCATTCACAAGAGCCTGCTGGCGCTGGCCCAGACCCGGCAGGTGAGCGAGAACCGGGTGCTCTACGTGGAGCACGTGTTCCACTTCCTGCTCGGCTGCGCCACCCTGCTGATCCTGGCCGGGGTGTGGGGGCTCGACTTCTCGCGGCTGGTGGTGCTGGCCTCCTCCTTCTTTGCGGTGCTTGGCGTCGCCATGGTGGCGCAGTGGTCGATCCTCTCCAACATCACCGCCAGCATTACCATCTTCTTCGCCTTCCCCTACAAGATTGGCGACCGGATCCGGATCCTCGACAAGGATGACTCGGTCACCGGGGTCATCACCGAGATCGGCCTCTTCTACGTACGGGTGCGCGATGACAATGGCGATCTGGTCACCTATCCGGCCAACCTGATCCTGCAAAAGCCGGTCAGGCGGCTGGAGGGCAAGGGGGTGGAACCCCTGCAACCGGAATGA
- a CDS encoding NupC/NupG family nucleoside CNT transporter translates to MEYVHFVLGLVMVLALALLANRHNWKQIKLRYIGQLLVVELALAWFMLNSEVGLAVVGGFAAGFTKLMEFAKQGTDFVFGGLVNEGAFSFFLMVLMPIVFISVLIGILQYIRLLPLVIRGIGTVLAKINGMGKLESFNAISSMIVGQSENFIALKNILPHLNEKQMYTLAATAMSTVSMSIVGAYMQLIEPRYVVAALVLNMFSTFIVLSLINPYEPDNTVTDAKALAEGDEHHSPKKENFFEMLGEYIMAGFTVAVIVGAMLVGFIALIALINYLFEMAFGVNFQFVMGYLFYPIAWILGIPSGEALQAGSIMATKLVTNEFVAMMDLGKIAAQLSPRTIGILSIFMVSFANFSSIGIIAGAVKALNEEKGNMVSRFGLKLVYGSTLVSLLSAVIAGVML, encoded by the coding sequence ATGGAATACGTTCACTTTGTGCTCGGACTCGTGATGGTCCTCGCTCTTGCTTTGCTGGCCAACCGCCACAACTGGAAACAGATCAAACTGCGTTATATCGGCCAACTGCTGGTGGTCGAACTGGCGCTGGCCTGGTTCATGCTGAACTCCGAAGTGGGTCTGGCGGTGGTGGGTGGCTTCGCGGCCGGCTTCACCAAGTTGATGGAGTTTGCCAAACAGGGTACCGACTTCGTGTTCGGCGGCCTGGTCAATGAAGGGGCCTTCTCCTTCTTCCTGATGGTACTGATGCCCATCGTCTTCATCTCCGTGCTGATCGGTATCCTGCAGTACATCCGTCTGCTGCCGCTGGTGATCCGCGGCATCGGTACCGTGCTGGCCAAGATCAACGGCATGGGCAAGCTGGAGTCCTTCAACGCCATCAGCTCCATGATCGTCGGCCAGTCCGAGAACTTCATCGCGCTCAAGAACATCCTGCCGCACCTGAACGAGAAGCAGATGTACACCCTGGCCGCCACTGCCATGTCCACCGTCTCCATGTCCATCGTCGGTGCCTACATGCAGCTGATCGAGCCGCGCTACGTGGTGGCCGCGTTGGTGCTCAACATGTTCAGTACCTTCATCGTGCTGTCGCTGATCAACCCCTACGAGCCGGACAATACCGTGACCGACGCCAAGGCGCTGGCCGAAGGTGACGAGCACCACAGCCCGAAGAAAGAGAACTTCTTCGAGATGCTGGGCGAGTACATCATGGCCGGTTTCACCGTGGCGGTCATCGTGGGTGCCATGCTGGTCGGCTTCATCGCCCTGATTGCCCTCATCAACTACCTGTTCGAGATGGCATTCGGCGTCAACTTCCAGTTCGTCATGGGCTACCTCTTCTACCCGATCGCCTGGATCCTGGGCATCCCGAGTGGTGAAGCGCTGCAAGCCGGCTCCATCATGGCGACCAAGCTGGTGACCAACGAGTTCGTGGCCATGATGGATCTGGGCAAGATTGCTGCCCAGCTCTCTCCGCGTACCATCGGCATCCTCTCCATCTTCATGGTGTCGTTCGCCAACTTCAGCTCCATCGGCATCATCGCCGGTGCGGTGAAGGCGCTGAACGAAGAGAAGGGCAACATGGTCTCCCGCTTCGGTCTGAAGCTGGTGTACGGCTCCACCCTGGTGAGTCTGCTCTCCGCCGTGATTGCCGGTGTGATGCTGTAA
- the dbpA gene encoding ATP-dependent RNA helicase DbpA encodes MNNEFSSLNLSPALQDNLASLGYLQMTPIQAQSLPLVLDGKDLIAKAKTGSGKTAAFGLGLLANLDVNRLEVQALVLCPTRELADQVATEIRRLARTLPNVKLVTLCGGTPTAPQSATLSFGAHIAVGTPGRILKHLEQGTLELDGLKTLVLDEADRMLDMGFGEDINRVISHAPRDRQTLLFSATYPEGIAQMSRGVQRNPVEVSVESLHEDSAIEQKLYEVPAGQRLDALGWLLSHYQPSSCVVFCNTKRACNDVADHLAAKGFSALALNGDLEQRERDQVLVRFANGSATILVATDVAARGLDIKELGAVINYELTYDPEVHVHRIGRTGRAGQQGLALSLYQPNEAQRVNFIEEYQQAPIPQGDLAGIGRDIKPIAPQMVTLSIDAGRKSKVRAGDILGALTGEGGIAGADVGKIQISEQYSYVAVKRQVASAALKRLQEGKIKGRSYRARKLG; translated from the coding sequence GTGAACAACGAATTTAGCAGCCTGAACCTCTCCCCCGCCCTGCAGGACAACCTCGCCAGCCTGGGTTATCTGCAGATGACCCCGATCCAGGCCCAGAGTCTGCCCCTGGTACTCGATGGCAAAGACCTGATCGCCAAGGCAAAAACCGGTAGTGGCAAGACCGCTGCCTTCGGCCTCGGCCTGCTTGCTAACCTCGATGTCAACCGGCTCGAGGTGCAGGCGCTGGTGCTCTGTCCAACCCGCGAGCTGGCCGATCAGGTTGCCACCGAGATCCGCCGTCTCGCCCGTACCCTGCCCAACGTCAAGCTGGTCACCCTGTGCGGCGGCACCCCGACCGCACCGCAATCCGCCACCCTGAGCTTTGGCGCCCACATCGCCGTCGGCACCCCGGGCCGGATCCTCAAGCACCTGGAGCAGGGCACCCTCGAGCTGGACGGCCTCAAGACGCTGGTGCTGGACGAAGCGGATCGCATGCTGGACATGGGCTTTGGCGAAGACATCAACCGGGTCATCAGCCACGCCCCGCGCGACCGCCAGACCCTGCTGTTCTCCGCCACCTATCCGGAGGGGATCGCCCAGATGAGCCGCGGCGTGCAGCGCAACCCGGTCGAGGTGAGCGTGGAGTCCCTGCACGAAGACAGCGCCATCGAGCAGAAGCTGTATGAAGTGCCGGCCGGCCAGCGCCTCGACGCCCTCGGCTGGTTGCTCAGCCACTACCAGCCGAGCTCCTGCGTGGTGTTCTGCAACACCAAGCGCGCCTGCAACGACGTGGCCGATCACCTGGCCGCCAAGGGCTTCTCGGCGCTGGCGCTGAACGGTGACCTGGAGCAGCGCGAGCGGGATCAGGTGCTGGTGCGCTTCGCCAACGGCAGCGCCACCATCCTGGTGGCCACCGACGTGGCCGCCCGCGGTCTCGACATCAAGGAGCTGGGCGCCGTCATCAACTACGAGCTGACCTACGACCCCGAGGTACACGTGCACCGCATCGGTCGTACCGGCCGCGCCGGCCAGCAGGGCCTGGCCCTGAGCCTCTACCAGCCGAACGAGGCCCAGCGCGTCAACTTCATCGAGGAGTACCAGCAGGCCCCCATTCCCCAGGGCGATCTGGCCGGGATCGGCCGCGACATCAAGCCGATTGCACCGCAGATGGTGACCCTCTCCATCGATGCGGGCCGCAAGAGCAAGGTGCGCGCCGGTGACATCCTCGGCGCCCTCACTGGCGAAGGCGGCATTGCCGGGGCCGATGTGGGCAAGATCCAGATTTCCGAGCAGTACTCCTACGTGGCGGTGAAGCGCCAGGTGGCGAGCGCCGCCCTCAAGCGGCTGCAGGAAGGCAAGATCAAGGGGCGCAGCTACCGCGCTCGCAAGCTGGGCTAA
- a CDS encoding DUF6500 family protein, with amino-acid sequence MRDSLKQKIIQVCHQKIAQKGEAVGVSFYAFFTNRNDDPELLMEAATWWIQTQRLDHFEKATKILQLVEQA; translated from the coding sequence ATGCGCGACTCGCTCAAACAGAAAATCATTCAGGTGTGCCATCAGAAAATCGCGCAGAAGGGGGAGGCGGTCGGCGTCTCCTTCTATGCGTTCTTTACCAACCGCAACGATGATCCCGAGTTGCTGATGGAGGCGGCGACTTGGTGGATCCAGACCCAGCGCCTCGATCACTTCGAGAAGGCGACGAAGATCCTCCAGCTGGTGGAGCAAGCGTAA
- a CDS encoding PepSY-associated TM helix domain-containing protein, with translation MKNRDANHYQRIWRWHFYAGLFVAPFLILLSLTGIVYLFKPQLDNLMYPELMKVAPVSQPLSADQLLVKAMVTMPDASLSKYLPPVSPEASAQFIVRQGGNELTLFLDPASGTLLGTLDNKWNLQAVARALHAELMIGTVGDRLIELAAGWGIVLLISGLYLWWPRKGPGVGGILWPRWSQRGRLWWRDLHAVVGFWGAGFLLLLLLSGMTWTGFWGDQFAAVWNRFPAAMWNEVPKSAPLARSLNHAHQQTVPWAVENTPIPSSAEPKAHDHSAMGHGGEHDGMVMTEHRIPLQQVVEIATARQVTPGYSITPPAGASGVYTIAISADDPRNDATLHIDQYSGKVLADVRWQDYGPVAKTVETGVMLHMGKLYGWPHQLAMLLICLLVLLSSVSGLWIWWSRRPSGRLAAPPLPASLPPMRGAIALLILLGICFPLVGGSMLVIWLLDCLLFARRRAPRLARVS, from the coding sequence ATGAAAAATCGGGACGCGAACCACTATCAGCGCATCTGGCGCTGGCACTTCTATGCGGGTCTCTTCGTCGCCCCCTTCCTGATCCTGCTCTCGCTGACCGGGATCGTCTATCTGTTCAAGCCCCAGCTCGACAACCTGATGTATCCCGAGCTGATGAAGGTCGCCCCCGTCAGCCAGCCGCTCAGCGCCGATCAGCTGCTGGTCAAGGCGATGGTGACGATGCCGGATGCCAGCCTGAGCAAGTACCTGCCACCGGTCAGCCCGGAGGCCAGCGCCCAGTTCATCGTCCGCCAGGGCGGCAACGAGCTGACCCTGTTCCTCGATCCCGCCAGCGGCACCCTGCTCGGCACCCTGGACAACAAGTGGAATCTGCAGGCAGTGGCCCGCGCCCTGCACGCCGAGCTGATGATAGGCACAGTGGGGGACAGGCTGATTGAGCTGGCTGCCGGCTGGGGAATAGTGCTGCTCATCAGCGGGCTCTATCTCTGGTGGCCACGCAAGGGGCCAGGGGTTGGCGGCATCCTGTGGCCGCGCTGGAGCCAGCGCGGGCGGCTCTGGTGGCGCGACCTGCACGCCGTGGTCGGTTTCTGGGGGGCCGGCTTCCTGTTGCTGCTGCTCTTGAGCGGCATGACCTGGACCGGTTTCTGGGGCGATCAGTTTGCCGCCGTCTGGAATCGCTTCCCGGCCGCCATGTGGAATGAGGTGCCCAAGTCGGCGCCCCTGGCGCGTAGCCTCAACCATGCCCATCAACAGACAGTCCCCTGGGCGGTCGAGAACACCCCCATCCCCAGCTCGGCCGAGCCCAAGGCCCACGACCACAGCGCCATGGGTCACGGCGGCGAGCACGACGGCATGGTGATGACGGAGCACCGCATCCCGCTGCAACAGGTGGTGGAGATCGCCACTGCACGCCAGGTCACGCCGGGCTACAGCATCACGCCACCGGCCGGGGCGAGCGGCGTCTACACCATCGCCATCTCTGCCGATGATCCGCGCAACGATGCCACCCTGCACATCGATCAATACAGCGGCAAGGTGCTGGCCGACGTGCGCTGGCAAGACTACGGCCCGGTCGCCAAGACGGTGGAAACCGGCGTCATGTTGCACATGGGCAAGCTCTACGGCTGGCCGCACCAGCTGGCCATGCTGCTCATCTGCCTGCTGGTGTTGCTGAGCTCGGTGAGCGGGCTCTGGATCTGGTGGAGCCGCCGCCCCAGTGGTCGCCTCGCCGCCCCGCCCTTGCCGGCCAGCCTGCCCCCCATGCGCGGCGCCATTGCCCTGCTGATCCTGCTCGGTATCTGCTTCCCGCTGGTGGGCGGCTCCATGCTGGTGATCTGGCTGCTGGACTGCCTGCTCTTCGCCCGCCGTCGGGCGCCCAGGCTGGCACGGGTCAGCTAG
- a CDS encoding cytochrome b/b6 domain-containing protein — MTTSEVKVWDPLIRVFHWATVTLCLLNFFVLEEGSKPHKYAGYTVGILLIIRLLWGLVGPHYARFGQWWPTPARVRYYLRQLAQGSHPYYLGHNPVGALMIWLLLLSLVGTVVTGWLTTWDAFWGEDWLEELHGIIANTLMAAVGVHAAVVILTDRLTRSDLVRAMVLGKKRVPADAKVEDPRS, encoded by the coding sequence ATGACAACCTCTGAAGTGAAAGTCTGGGATCCCCTCATCCGGGTGTTTCACTGGGCCACCGTCACCCTCTGCCTGCTCAACTTCTTCGTGCTGGAGGAGGGCAGCAAGCCCCACAAATATGCCGGCTACACAGTGGGCATCCTGCTGATCATCCGCCTGCTGTGGGGGCTGGTCGGTCCCCATTACGCCCGCTTCGGCCAATGGTGGCCGACCCCGGCCCGGGTGCGCTACTACCTGCGCCAGCTGGCCCAGGGCAGTCACCCCTACTACCTCGGCCACAACCCGGTCGGCGCCCTGATGATCTGGCTGCTGCTGCTGTCGCTGGTCGGCACCGTCGTCACCGGCTGGCTCACCACCTGGGATGCCTTCTGGGGCGAAGACTGGCTGGAGGAGCTGCACGGCATCATTGCCAACACCCTGATGGCTGCCGTCGGCGTCCATGCAGCCGTGGTGATCCTGACCGATCGCCTCACCCGTAGCGACCTGGTGCGCGCCATGGTGCTGGGCAAAAAACGGGTGCCCGCCGACGCCAAGGTGGAAGATCCGCGCAGTTAA